From the Methanobacterium spitsbergense genome, one window contains:
- the nuoE gene encoding NADH-quinone oxidoreductase subunit NuoE, with product MSKILNKILSKYSGDKSDLIPILQDIQSNLGYLSEEAIIAVSKFAGIPESEIYGVATFYTQFRFTPVGKKHVMVCKGTACHVKGAPQIIEGIERHLDIKEGEVTFDMEYSLESVGCLGCCALAPCAMVNEDVESNLTLKDVKKIFSRMKRESKNNDCN from the coding sequence ATGAGTAAGATCTTAAATAAAATATTATCCAAGTACAGTGGAGATAAATCAGATTTGATACCAATTCTACAAGATATTCAATCTAACTTAGGTTATTTGTCTGAAGAGGCTATTATTGCGGTTTCAAAATTTGCTGGAATTCCTGAAAGTGAAATATATGGAGTTGCAACTTTTTATACACAATTCAGGTTTACACCAGTTGGAAAAAAACATGTGATGGTTTGTAAGGGAACTGCATGTCATGTTAAAGGTGCACCACAGATAATAGAGGGAATTGAGAGACATTTAGATATAAAAGAGGGAGAAGTTACATTTGATATGGAATACTCTCTAGAATCTGTTGGATGTCTCGGATGCTGTGCACTGGCGCCATGCGCAATGGTAAATGAAGATGTGGAATCTAATCTTACTTTAAAGGATGTTAAAAAGATTTTCTCTCGAATGAAACGGGAATCTAAGAATAATGATTGTAATTAA
- a CDS encoding NADH-quinone oxidoreductase subunit NuoF: MNFNQLVTESVEEYNALFEGDTPIILVGSATCGKSAGAQEISITFKAELEKQGEIAKVIDVGCIGLCYLEPVVTVIKKGMPAIFYDEVTPKLAKKIVKTYIMGNDPMPEHALGSFGEKQIEGIPELFNIPVMKPQVRRILRNCGFIDPENIKHYIAVGGYTGLNRALQIEPGEVIEKIKLSGLRGRGGAGFPTWMKWQFCIDSDEDEKYLICNADEGDPGAFMNRSLLESDPHSVLEGIVIAAYTIGAKEGYIYCRAEYPLALDRLKHAISEMREQGFLGEDILGTGFNFNIKIKEGAGAFVCGEETALIASIEGKRGMPRTRPPFPTTYGLWGKPTVINNVETMASVSLIMQGGHNQFIKYGTEESKGTKTFSLVGNVRNTGLIEVPLGTTLRQVIDEIGGGIINNGKFKAVQIGGPSGGCLPESFLDTKIDYDSLTMAGAIMGSGGLVVMDQTSCMVDVARYFLEFIQNESCGKCVPCRLGTKQMLDILTDITQGKGKSEDMDLLLELAEGIKDGSLCGLGQTSPNPVLTTIKFFKEEYDTHINEKKCPALLCKELIDYQVIVEKCEGCMLCLKSCPVGAVSGIKKELHSIDKEKCIKCGTCIELCSGKYNAIERVSKY; this comes from the coding sequence ATGAATTTTAATCAATTAGTAACGGAATCAGTTGAAGAGTACAACGCATTATTTGAAGGTGATACTCCTATAATATTAGTTGGTTCAGCAACATGCGGAAAATCAGCAGGAGCACAGGAGATATCGATTACATTTAAAGCGGAACTGGAAAAACAAGGAGAAATTGCTAAAGTCATTGATGTAGGATGTATAGGGTTGTGTTATCTAGAACCTGTAGTAACCGTTATAAAGAAGGGAATGCCTGCTATTTTCTATGATGAAGTAACACCAAAACTGGCAAAAAAAATTGTAAAAACCTACATAATGGGCAATGATCCAATGCCTGAACATGCTCTGGGAAGTTTTGGTGAGAAACAAATTGAAGGCATTCCTGAACTATTTAATATACCAGTTATGAAACCTCAAGTTCGCAGAATATTAAGAAACTGTGGATTCATTGACCCTGAAAATATCAAGCACTACATTGCAGTTGGAGGATACACCGGATTAAATAGAGCACTCCAAATTGAACCAGGAGAAGTAATTGAAAAGATAAAACTTTCAGGATTAAGAGGCAGAGGTGGAGCAGGTTTCCCAACGTGGATGAAATGGCAATTTTGTATTGATTCCGATGAAGATGAAAAATATTTAATCTGCAATGCTGATGAGGGTGATCCTGGGGCTTTCATGAATAGATCACTTCTCGAAAGCGATCCGCATTCAGTATTAGAGGGTATTGTTATTGCCGCGTATACTATTGGGGCAAAAGAGGGTTATATTTACTGTAGGGCCGAATATCCACTCGCCCTTGATAGGTTAAAACATGCAATATCTGAAATGAGGGAACAGGGATTCCTGGGAGAAGATATTTTAGGCACAGGCTTTAATTTCAATATAAAAATAAAAGAAGGAGCAGGTGCATTTGTGTGTGGGGAAGAAACTGCTTTAATAGCTTCAATTGAAGGAAAAAGAGGAATGCCACGTACTAGGCCACCTTTTCCAACTACATATGGTCTTTGGGGAAAACCAACTGTGATTAATAATGTAGAAACAATGGCGAGTGTCTCATTGATTATGCAAGGTGGTCATAATCAATTTATTAAATATGGGACAGAGGAGAGTAAGGGTACAAAAACATTTTCATTGGTTGGTAATGTCAGAAATACTGGACTAATAGAAGTTCCATTAGGAACAACTCTTAGACAAGTTATAGATGAAATTGGTGGAGGAATAATTAACAATGGAAAATTCAAAGCTGTTCAGATAGGAGGGCCATCTGGAGGATGTCTTCCTGAGTCATTTTTGGATACAAAAATAGATTATGATTCTTTAACAATGGCAGGGGCTATAATGGGTTCTGGAGGTCTTGTTGTAATGGATCAGACCAGTTGTATGGTTGATGTGGCAAGATATTTTCTGGAATTTATTCAAAATGAATCTTGCGGTAAATGTGTTCCATGCAGACTTGGTACAAAACAGATGCTGGACATATTAACTGATATTACACAGGGAAAAGGTAAATCTGAGGATATGGATCTGCTCCTTGAATTGGCTGAAGGAATTAAGGATGGATCGTTATGTGGATTAGGACAAACTTCTCCAAACCCGGTATTAACTACAATTAAATTTTTTAAAGAGGAATACGATACACATATTAATGAAAAGAAATGTCCTGCCCTTCTCTGTAAAGAATTAATAGATTATCAGGTTATTGTGGAAAAGTGTGAGGGATGTATGCTTTGTCTTAAATCATGTCCTGTGGGAGCAGTATCAGGTATTAAGAAAGAATTACATTCAATTGACAAAGAAAAGTGTATAAAATGTGGAACATGTATTGAACTTTGTTCTGGTAAGTACAATGCCATTGAACGTGTTTCTAAATATTAA
- the moaA gene encoding GTP 3',8-cyclase MoaA, giving the protein MTKSNIAEKVTDKFKRPMISLRISITNRCNVKCFYCHHDGIVPQDYEMTSNEIKRIVQVAKSIGIDKIRLSGGEPLIREDIIDIVAKISSVGFRDISLTTNGILLGKYAENLYNAGLTRVNVSFDTLNPDTYKFITKRDYMENAMEGIKKAVEAGLNPVKVNMVVMKGINDNEIWDMFNFCKNNGAILQLIELLKTENGQESEFFEEYHFDMGELEDELHKISNHVKIRKFMQDRKKYFVDGGEIEIVRPMDNTEFCKNCTRLRITPDGKIKPCLLRNDNLVDLIEPMRSGLSNKKLKQAFLEAIQNREPYFTDSC; this is encoded by the coding sequence ATGACAAAAAGTAATATAGCAGAAAAGGTAACTGACAAGTTCAAAAGGCCCATGATATCCTTGAGGATATCAATTACGAATCGCTGCAATGTAAAGTGCTTCTACTGCCACCATGACGGTATAGTCCCACAAGACTATGAAATGACATCCAATGAAATTAAAAGAATAGTACAGGTTGCAAAATCAATTGGAATAGACAAAATAAGACTTTCTGGAGGAGAACCATTAATAAGGGAAGATATTATTGATATTGTGGCCAAAATATCATCGGTTGGTTTTCGTGATATTTCTCTTACAACAAATGGTATATTGCTGGGCAAATACGCAGAAAACCTTTATAATGCAGGACTTACACGTGTTAATGTTAGTTTTGACACATTGAACCCTGATACCTACAAGTTTATCACTAAAAGAGATTATATGGAAAATGCCATGGAAGGAATTAAAAAGGCAGTTGAAGCCGGGCTCAATCCAGTTAAAGTTAACATGGTGGTTATGAAGGGAATTAACGACAACGAAATATGGGATATGTTCAATTTTTGCAAGAATAATGGAGCAATACTACAACTTATAGAGCTCTTAAAAACTGAAAATGGCCAAGAATCTGAATTTTTTGAAGAATACCATTTTGATATGGGTGAACTTGAAGATGAACTTCATAAAATTTCTAATCATGTCAAAATTAGAAAATTTATGCAGGATAGAAAAAAATACTTTGTTGATGGTGGAGAAATAGAAATTGTTAGACCAATGGATAACACAGAGTTCTGCAAAAACTGTACAAGGCTTAGGATAACTCCCGATGGCAAGATAAAACCATGTCTCCTAAGAAATGATAACCTTGTTGATCTAATAGAACCTATGCGTAGTGGATTATCAAATAAAAAACTAAAACAAGCTTTTTTAGAGGCAATTCAGAATAGAGAACCTTATTTTACTGATTCATGCTGA
- the mobB gene encoding molybdopterin-guanine dinucleotide biosynthesis protein B, which produces MKIIAVIGTKNTGKTTLVTQIVRELVERGFEVGTVKHSHHHFDMSDSDTGKHKKAGAAIVAGIGEETFFTMNEGMSWDNVLSTMNFIENLDIVVLEGFKTSRYAKISTSNINDEYTIANVKVKEMDDLKLKSIVDLLLERSYGMIKDLNCKKCGFDSCNDFVKAKINGIHNATTCKAESDEVLLKIDNNVIPLNPFVRNFVKETILGMVKSLKTDEFGANEFEKIELLIRDDHDKK; this is translated from the coding sequence ATGAAGATCATCGCAGTTATCGGAACCAAAAATACAGGTAAAACTACTTTAGTAACCCAAATCGTTAGAGAACTGGTTGAAAGGGGATTTGAAGTGGGTACAGTGAAACATTCACATCATCATTTTGACATGTCAGATAGCGATACTGGGAAACATAAAAAAGCAGGAGCTGCAATTGTAGCAGGTATTGGGGAAGAAACTTTTTTCACAATGAATGAAGGAATGAGTTGGGATAACGTTTTAAGTACAATGAACTTTATTGAAAATCTGGATATTGTAGTATTGGAAGGATTTAAAACATCCCGGTATGCTAAAATATCTACTTCAAATATCAACGATGAATATACCATTGCAAATGTTAAAGTAAAGGAAATGGATGATCTAAAACTGAAATCAATTGTAGATCTTTTATTAGAAAGAAGCTATGGAATGATCAAAGATCTTAATTGTAAAAAATGTGGCTTTGATAGTTGCAACGATTTTGTTAAAGCAAAGATAAATGGAATTCACAATGCAACCACATGTAAGGCAGAATCTGACGAGGTACTTCTCAAGATAGATAATAATGTTATACCTTTGAATCCATTCGTTAGAAATTTTGTTAAAGAAACAATACTGGGAATGGTTAAATCGCTCAAAACAGATGAATTTGGGGCCAATGAATTTGAAAAAATTGAACTTCTGATAAGAGATGACCATGACAAAAAGTAA
- the fdhF gene encoding formate dehydrogenase subunit alpha has protein sequence MNKNEIKLKIDGLEVKAEKGSTILQTALNNNIYIPNLCFYQGLEPWGSCRLCMVENEEGRLITACETAVQDGMNIITENTRINRVRKLSAELLIANHEVDCLTCRKNDNCKLQEVAAYLGINRENLGSLRRQVNKISMDDSNPFFDRDLKKCILCGICVRTCSEILGVNAIDFGFRGYESKITTFADKPLIESNCVSCGECVVACPVGALVPKETLKPSREVKTVCPYCGVGCNIHLGVRGDQVINVRGDIDNSVNKGNLCVKGRYGYKFINHPDRLSKPIIKRNNTFEEVEWEQALDYVVERFSEYKSNEFAAISSARCLNEDNYAVQKFTRAVMGTNNVDNCARSCHAPSVAGLAKIFGSGAMSNSIDEIKDSACLFVIGTNPTASYPVIGLRIIEAVKNGAKLIVADPRNIDLCKHANIVLNQIPGTDVALLSGIMKIIIDEGLQDENFIKERCENYDEFKESLKEYDLDTVEVITGINREIIIEAAKLYATTKPASILYSLGITEHTHGTENVFALGNLALLTGNMGKPSSGVNPIRGQNNVQGACDMGCLPDVFPGYQKVEDPETIIHFEDAWGVELTNSTGLKFPEMLESAKNGDIKAMYIVGENPVTSEPDTDNIKNSLQNLEFLVVQDIFLSETAQMADVVLPGCSFAEKDGTFANSERRIQRVRSAINPIGESKPDWLITCEIAQRFGAEGFEYNNASEIYKEIAEIAPIFSGINYQRIDKEGIQWPCNDVNDMGTPILHTETFKTENGRGKFIPLKYRPSAELPDEEYPLILTTGRNIYHYQTSTMTGVVDGLKKLYGEDYIEMCSDDANKIGVEHGEKVKVISRRGEIEPKVRVTDSCLSGVVFMTFHFSESATNIITSAALDPISKTPEFKVCAVRVEKIKG, from the coding sequence ATGAATAAAAATGAAATAAAGCTCAAAATTGACGGTTTAGAAGTAAAAGCAGAAAAAGGAAGTACTATACTACAAACTGCTCTTAACAATAATATTTACATTCCTAACCTGTGTTTTTATCAGGGATTGGAACCATGGGGGTCATGTAGACTTTGCATGGTGGAGAATGAAGAAGGTCGTCTTATAACTGCATGTGAAACCGCGGTACAAGATGGAATGAATATTATTACAGAAAATACCAGGATAAATAGAGTGCGTAAACTTTCAGCAGAGTTGTTAATTGCTAATCATGAAGTAGACTGTCTTACATGTAGAAAAAATGACAATTGCAAACTTCAAGAAGTAGCAGCCTACTTAGGCATTAACAGGGAAAATCTTGGAAGTTTAAGAAGGCAGGTCAATAAAATTTCTATGGATGATTCAAATCCCTTCTTTGATCGTGATCTGAAAAAATGTATTCTCTGTGGAATATGTGTAAGAACTTGTAGTGAAATTTTAGGAGTCAATGCTATCGACTTTGGTTTTAGAGGGTATGAAAGTAAAATAACAACGTTTGCTGACAAACCGCTCATAGAATCAAACTGTGTTTCGTGCGGAGAATGTGTTGTTGCATGTCCTGTGGGAGCTTTGGTTCCAAAAGAAACTTTAAAACCTTCAAGGGAAGTTAAAACAGTATGCCCTTATTGTGGGGTGGGATGTAACATACATCTCGGAGTAAGAGGAGATCAAGTAATAAATGTAAGGGGAGACATTGATAATTCAGTTAATAAAGGTAATTTATGTGTTAAGGGTAGGTATGGATACAAATTTATTAACCATCCTGACAGACTATCTAAACCAATAATTAAACGAAATAATACCTTTGAAGAAGTTGAATGGGAACAGGCATTGGACTATGTAGTTGAAAGATTTTCAGAATATAAATCTAATGAATTTGCAGCTATATCCTCTGCAAGATGTCTAAATGAAGATAACTATGCTGTTCAAAAATTCACAAGGGCAGTTATGGGCACTAATAATGTGGATAACTGTGCAAGGTCATGTCATGCTCCGTCAGTGGCAGGATTGGCTAAGATATTCGGTAGCGGTGCAATGAGTAATTCAATAGATGAAATTAAAGATTCAGCATGTTTATTTGTCATTGGAACAAATCCAACAGCAAGTTATCCGGTAATAGGGCTTCGTATAATTGAGGCTGTAAAAAATGGCGCAAAGCTCATTGTAGCAGACCCAAGGAATATTGATCTATGTAAACATGCAAACATAGTTTTAAATCAGATTCCAGGTACGGATGTAGCTCTTTTATCTGGAATAATGAAGATCATAATTGATGAAGGACTTCAGGATGAAAACTTCATAAAGGAACGTTGTGAAAACTACGATGAATTCAAAGAATCTCTTAAAGAATATGATCTGGATACTGTAGAAGTCATAACTGGGATAAATAGGGAGATAATTATCGAAGCAGCAAAACTGTATGCAACAACAAAACCTGCCTCAATACTCTATTCACTAGGTATAACTGAACACACCCATGGAACAGAAAATGTTTTTGCATTGGGTAACCTTGCACTTCTAACAGGTAATATGGGAAAACCTTCTTCTGGAGTTAATCCTATAAGGGGTCAGAACAATGTTCAAGGCGCATGTGACATGGGATGTCTTCCTGATGTATTTCCTGGTTATCAGAAGGTAGAAGATCCAGAAACAATCATACATTTTGAGGATGCTTGGGGGGTAGAATTAACTAATTCTACTGGGTTGAAGTTTCCGGAGATGCTAGAATCAGCAAAAAATGGAGATATCAAGGCAATGTACATTGTGGGTGAAAATCCAGTTACAAGTGAACCAGATACTGATAACATAAAGAATAGTCTTCAAAATTTAGAGTTCTTAGTCGTCCAGGATATATTTCTAAGTGAAACAGCACAGATGGCAGATGTAGTTCTTCCAGGATGCAGTTTCGCTGAAAAGGATGGAACATTTGCCAATTCTGAGCGTAGAATTCAAAGGGTGCGCAGTGCAATCAATCCAATTGGTGAATCCAAACCTGACTGGTTAATAACTTGTGAAATCGCTCAGAGATTTGGTGCAGAAGGATTTGAATATAATAATGCAAGTGAAATTTACAAAGAAATAGCAGAAATAGCCCCAATCTTCAGTGGTATTAACTATCAAAGGATTGATAAAGAAGGGATACAATGGCCATGCAACGATGTGAATGATATGGGAACGCCAATTCTACATACAGAAACTTTCAAAACAGAAAATGGAAGAGGAAAATTTATTCCATTGAAATACAGGCCTTCAGCAGAACTTCCTGATGAGGAATACCCTTTGATACTAACCACAGGCCGTAATATTTATCACTATCAGACAAGTACAATGACTGGGGTTGTTGATGGACTTAAAAAGCTTTATGGTGAAGATTATATTGAAATGTGTTCAGATGATGCTAATAAAATTGGAGTTGAACACGGAGAGAAGGTTAAAGTGATTTCAAGAAGAGGTGAAATTGAACCAAAAGTCAGGGTCACTGATAGTTGCCTGTCTGGAGTAGTTTTCATGACATTCCATTTCAGTGAGTCAGCTACCAATATTATAACCAGTGCGGCTTTAGATCCAATCTCTAAAACTCCTGAATTTAAAGTGTGTGCAGTAAGGGTGGAGAAGATAAAGGGGTAA
- the glp gene encoding gephyrin-like molybdotransferase Glp, producing the protein MYHKNLLNVQKTFEIIQKLEWNTKKELINLQNGNSRVLAQEIEVKIDVPPFNRSAMDGYAVIADDVSKASETEPRYLKVVEEIGAGDVSNHVIEFGQAIKIATGAKMPMGSDAVIMEENVEYEGGKIKIVSPVNSNNDVALKGEDLKKGELIISDDQILGPHHLSVIASAGYNEIEVYKKPQIGVIITGNELVEPSTKLTPGKIINSNKFALKGVIEDSMAVAHIQQCSDDSKQLILAVEEAVDKYDAVITTGGTAISKGDLIVDIVEDLGNVPIHGVSIKPGKPFGFGIIKQTPVFMLSGYPVAVAVQYDIFVRNHILKMQKINKKFNFITAIAGENIRSSPDKYNVIRANFKDDTGVVYPIRTKAGINKSILLSNCYIIAEEGTGKIKKHGKCNILKYNTLKIC; encoded by the coding sequence ATGTATCACAAAAACCTATTAAACGTTCAAAAAACATTTGAAATAATCCAAAAACTTGAATGGAATACAAAAAAAGAATTAATTAATCTTCAAAATGGAAATTCAAGAGTTCTGGCACAGGAAATTGAAGTTAAGATAGATGTTCCTCCATTCAACAGATCTGCAATGGACGGATATGCTGTAATTGCAGATGACGTTTCAAAAGCATCAGAAACTGAACCCAGGTATTTGAAGGTTGTTGAAGAAATTGGTGCAGGAGATGTTTCAAATCATGTTATTGAATTTGGCCAGGCAATAAAAATTGCAACAGGGGCCAAAATGCCTATGGGGTCAGATGCAGTTATAATGGAAGAGAACGTTGAGTATGAAGGAGGCAAAATAAAAATTGTGTCCCCTGTAAATTCTAACAATGATGTAGCATTAAAGGGAGAAGACCTTAAAAAGGGAGAATTAATCATTTCTGACGACCAAATTCTTGGTCCTCACCATTTATCTGTTATTGCATCTGCAGGATATAATGAGATAGAAGTATATAAAAAACCTCAAATTGGCGTTATAATAACAGGGAACGAACTTGTTGAACCTTCAACAAAATTAACTCCTGGAAAAATTATTAATTCAAATAAATTTGCCTTAAAAGGAGTTATCGAAGATTCAATGGCAGTAGCACATATTCAACAATGTTCTGATGATTCTAAACAGCTTATTCTAGCTGTTGAAGAAGCTGTGGACAAATACGACGCTGTTATAACAACAGGTGGAACTGCAATAAGTAAAGGAGATTTAATAGTTGACATAGTTGAAGATCTTGGAAATGTTCCAATCCATGGAGTTTCAATTAAACCTGGAAAACCATTTGGTTTTGGAATTATCAAACAAACTCCTGTTTTCATGCTTTCTGGCTACCCTGTGGCTGTAGCGGTCCAATACGATATATTCGTTAGAAACCATATTCTTAAAATGCAGAAGATAAACAAAAAATTTAACTTTATCACAGCAATAGCAGGAGAAAACATAAGATCATCCCCAGATAAGTATAATGTAATAAGGGCCAATTTTAAAGATGATACAGGTGTTGTTTATCCCATAAGAACAAAAGCAGGGATAAATAAATCAATATTGTTGTCAAACTGTTATATTATTGCTGAAGAGGGTACAGGAAAGATAAAAAAACATGGAAAATGCAATATTTTGAAATACAATACCCTTAAAATATGCTGA
- a CDS encoding 4Fe-4S binding protein — MPKHIISGLKYLTAVELIREGYSQKEVAKILEMDRSTVSHYLNGRNLSWNSIEFAEKITELCPKDFLILTYALMHEKARIVVKTCSNSEYKGIIKETCIGCGLCADICLMKAIVLNDLKAQIDSDWCCGCLICGESCPTNSIEILEVKNDF, encoded by the coding sequence ATGCCGAAACATATTATATCAGGATTGAAATATCTAACAGCAGTTGAACTCATAAGAGAGGGATACAGTCAAAAAGAAGTTGCAAAAATTTTAGAAATGGACAGATCAACAGTTTCACACTATTTAAACGGTAGAAATCTGTCATGGAATTCTATAGAGTTTGCAGAGAAAATTACAGAGTTATGTCCCAAAGACTTCTTAATATTGACTTATGCCCTCATGCATGAAAAGGCAAGGATTGTAGTAAAGACTTGTTCAAACAGTGAATACAAAGGAATAATTAAAGAAACCTGTATTGGTTGTGGGCTTTGTGCAGACATTTGTCTCATGAAAGCCATTGTGTTAAACGATCTCAAGGCACAAATAGATTCTGATTGGTGCTGTGGGTGTCTTATATGTGGTGAATCTTGTCCCACAAACTCAATAGAAATTTTGGAGGTAAAAAATGATTTCTAA
- the fwdF gene encoding tungsten-dependent formylmethanofuran dehydrogenase subunit FwdF, with product MISNTKEVQDRDFEISRSAEEKRELLYKDDICIGCGICEKTCPVDAIELGSIGAIVRTDADVPKIVCDKDKCVLCGMCSVVCPVDALEFKINDEDIKDMEEYPSLISSAEIDDETCIYCKACETACPRESITIARELPERSKLVTGEIEIDKETCIDCGICEEMCPADAITMEHKLPTSDDPSVSSDINVDKEKCVYCLICKKSCPVDAIKAVCRSCSYGEYDLNPEDSETTGTSFIDQETCVKCGWCQEICPVDAATVVKSFEGELNIDQEKCQACGACVDICPANVLSFPASSKPGNQPEKVMSDENYCIYCGACDNVCPVDAIEVKRTNVKHTPTKSKSWEKQMESLKS from the coding sequence ATGATTTCTAATACGAAAGAGGTCCAAGACAGAGACTTTGAAATATCAAGGTCCGCTGAAGAAAAACGTGAACTTCTTTACAAAGACGATATCTGCATTGGTTGCGGCATATGCGAAAAAACATGTCCTGTTGATGCAATTGAACTAGGCTCAATTGGTGCAATAGTAAGAACAGACGCTGACGTACCAAAAATAGTATGTGATAAGGATAAATGCGTACTCTGTGGTATGTGTAGTGTAGTGTGTCCAGTTGATGCATTAGAATTTAAAATTAATGATGAAGATATCAAAGATATGGAAGAATACCCTAGTTTAATATCTTCAGCAGAAATTGATGATGAAACATGTATATATTGCAAAGCATGCGAAACTGCATGTCCTAGAGAATCAATAACAATAGCAAGGGAGCTGCCTGAAAGATCCAAGCTCGTTACGGGTGAAATTGAAATCGATAAGGAAACCTGTATAGACTGTGGAATTTGTGAAGAAATGTGTCCAGCAGACGCTATAACAATGGAACACAAGCTACCAACATCAGACGATCCTTCAGTATCTTCTGATATAAATGTTGACAAAGAAAAATGTGTTTACTGTCTCATATGCAAAAAATCATGCCCTGTTGATGCAATTAAAGCTGTATGCAGATCATGTTCATATGGTGAATACGATCTAAACCCTGAAGACTCTGAAACCACTGGAACTTCATTCATAGATCAAGAAACATGTGTTAAATGTGGATGGTGCCAGGAAATCTGTCCAGTTGATGCAGCAACAGTTGTAAAATCATTCGAAGGTGAATTAAATATAGATCAGGAAAAATGTCAGGCATGTGGAGCATGTGTAGATATATGTCCTGCAAACGTACTTTCATTCCCTGCATCCAGCAAACCTGGAAATCAGCCTGAAAAGGTAATGTCCGACGAAAATTACTGTATTTACTGTGGCGCTTGTGATAACGTATGTCCTGTAGATGCAATCGAAGTTAAAAGAACAAATGTTAAACATACACCAACTAAATCAAAATCCTGGGAAAAGCAGATGGAATCTCTTAAAAGTTAG
- a CDS encoding 4Fe-4S dicluster domain-containing protein has translation MELKVNQDNCLGCGVCVVACPVNASISNEVAGGHGSKTTETIMMVENGFIKLFSPDKCTKCGTCQLFCPTDAIWLE, from the coding sequence ATGGAATTAAAAGTAAATCAAGATAATTGTCTTGGATGCGGAGTATGTGTAGTTGCATGTCCTGTAAATGCATCCATAAGCAATGAAGTAGCAGGTGGCCATGGATCTAAAACCACTGAAACAATCATGATGGTTGAGAACGGGTTTATTAAACTATTCAGCCCAGACAAATGCACAAAATGTGGAACTTGCCAGTTGTTCTGTCCAACAGACGCAATATGGTTAGAATGA
- a CDS encoding molybdopterin dinucleotide binding domain-containing protein — translation MTYVEKPTVSNVVKLDDPNVKNVSKLEVMLNTGTDIYQGACKKRGSTLKDEYRKVAGIAYMDPKDMAKLGVANWDSVTVKTDWGEVVVYAAHSRDAPHESMIFIPKGPWANVIVSPETYCCNDPTYKGIDATVEKSDDEVLLMADLMRSVYKKYVNKDKNVSELPSLGEMPVYRKK, via the coding sequence ATGACTTATGTTGAAAAACCCACCGTTTCTAATGTGGTAAAATTGGACGATCCAAACGTTAAAAATGTTAGTAAATTAGAAGTAATGCTCAATACAGGAACCGATATATATCAGGGAGCTTGTAAAAAGCGAGGATCAACACTTAAAGATGAATACCGAAAAGTTGCAGGTATTGCCTACATGGATCCAAAAGACATGGCAAAACTGGGAGTAGCAAACTGGGATAGTGTAACTGTAAAAACTGATTGGGGAGAAGTTGTTGTTTACGCAGCACACTCAAGGGACGCACCACACGAATCAATGATATTCATACCAAAAGGCCCATGGGCAAATGTTATTGTAAGTCCTGAAACTTACTGCTGTAACGACCCAACTTACAAAGGAATCGATGCTACAGTTGAAAAATCTGATGACGAAGTCCTTTTAATGGCTGATCTAATGAGATCAGTGTATAAAAAATACGTTAACAAAGATAAGAATGTAAGCGAGCTCCCTTCACTTGGAGAGATGCCAGTCTACAGGAAAAAATAA